One Drosophila kikkawai strain 14028-0561.14 chromosome 3L, DkikHiC1v2, whole genome shotgun sequence genomic window carries:
- the LOC108071551 gene encoding uncharacterized protein F13E9.13, mitochondrial, whose translation MQRFVKIFGQQTCKVIGMIHVDALPGTPRYTGNWKQTIEKAIYEANLYKKHQLDAVLIENMHDIPYIPERLLGPEIVACMTRLGQAVREVIPKETPCGVQVLACGNKQALAIAKASQLQFIRSEGFVFGHVADEGYTDACAGDLLRYRKLIDAEDVLIFTDLKKKHSSHAITADVSLLETAHAAEFFLTDGIIITGTATGHAASPEDLQQLSGRVKVPLLIGSGVTKENIASYYKQAQAVIIGSHFKRNGSWLEEISEQAVEDFMRQIRELRQGFE comes from the exons ATGCAACGTTTTGTGAAGATATTTGGCCAGCAAACATGCAAGGTAATCGGCATGATACACGTGGATGCCCTGCCAG GAACACCCCGATACACCGGCAACTGGAAGCAGACTATTGAAAAAGCCATCTACGAGGCCAATCTGTACAAGAAACACCAATTG GATGCTGTGCTCATAGAGAATATGCACGATATTCCCTACATTCCCGAACGTCTCCTGGGACCTGAGATAGTGGCCTGCATGACACGACTGGGACAGGCAGTACGAGAGGTGATACCCAAAGAGACACCTTGCGGCGTCCAGGTGCTTGCCTGCGGGAACAAGCAGGCGCTGGCGATTGCCAAGGCCAGCCAGCTGCAGTTTATACGCAGCGAGGGCTTCGTCTTCGGTCATGTAGCGGATGAAGGCTACACGGACGCCTGTGCGGGCGACTTGCTGCGCTACCGCAAGCTGATTGATGCCGAGGATGTGCTGATTTTTACGGATCTCAAGAAGAAACACAGCTCCCACGCCATAACAGCGGATGTCAGTCTCCTGGAAACAGCCCATGCAGCCGAATTCTTCCTCACCGATGGCATTATCATCACAGGAACAGCCACGGGACATGCAGCCAGTCCGGAAGATCTCCAGCAGCTATCCGGCCGGGTTAAGGTTCCTCTGCTAATCGGTTCTGGCGTGACCAAGGAGAACATTGCTAGTTACTACAAGCAGGCCCAAGCTGTTATAATAGGATCTCATTTCAAGCGGAATGGTAGCTGGCTGGAAGAGATCAGTGAGCAGGCCGTCGAGGATTTCATGCGCCAAATCCGCGAGCTGCGACAAGGCTTCGAGTAA
- the RhoGEF4 gene encoding uncharacterized protein RhoGEF4, which yields MFTPRQKGFGNGFVPSPHTPLSFSRELRQVLQERNLLTAKSRRKVCSMLDSNNSSPIGSPNPESGKRLGFRLQAIQEIISSEKSYLEQLELLMNYFVRPLKEQAIIDGSNHTLLFGQIEMIHNLNGEFLRELEANMENVAQAFLKMAPFFKLYSVYAFDYRGALFLIQDLISKNPVFRKFLEKTESRPEVQRKLNSLMIVPIQRVPRYKLLLEQVLLYTSPADADYKLLKESVKEIEATASHINTCVEEQEITQYLIHLQNSLVNRTPNIVKPSRRVIKEGILQKITHKGTEIKRYCVLMSDIFMYCKLVKDRAPHTAVENSLECCCIFPLKKCKVYEMLPGNFKLTCQSDGIIFGTGDVQLARTWVGFIRDAIDLHVQCRKTLRKDSSKRTPIRKKDMKKFGTDYVLSPNKRKCEYETVFRNKNRSTDSEEETDDSACFPRKRKVPAAISRPPNIRHINGNPATSVSMKRLAPPAPPPPPPTSVQLRHQPGGSGEATSKENRISKLYKKIATGDKVANVRGILKRSNVPAPNSDHDPSYGFASRYSDSKSYFRTHNVDNTIPTVVKREDLFNGEHMFPVHLGMRSQEEICSPPQKKRVKFDDTLDAGSLAMDQKPFAFPSNEGGDAATPKPASLRERIYDFFANLF from the exons atgtttacgCCCAGACAAAAAGGATTTGGTAATGGCTTTGTACCTTCGCCGCATACGCCGCTCAGCTTCAGCCGGGAGCTGCGCCAAGTCCTGCAGGAGAGAAATCTACTCACGGCAAAGTCACGCAGGAAAG TCTGCTCCATGCTGGACAGCAACAATAGCAGTCCCATTGGCTCCCCCAATCCAGAGTCTGGCAAACGCTTGGGCTTTCGTCTGCAGGCCATCCAGGAGATCATCTCGTCGGAGAAGTCCTATCTGGAGCAGCTAGAGCTGCTCATGAACTACTTTGTGCGCCCACTAAAGGAGCAGGCAATCATCGATGGCTCCAATCATACGCTGCTCTTTGGCCAGATCGAGATGATCCACAATTTGAATGGGGAGTTCCTGCGCGAGCTGGAGGCGAATATGGAGAATGTGGCGCAAGCCTTCCTGAAAATGGCTCCGTTCTTTAAGCTGTACTCGGTGTACGCCTTTGACTATCGCGGTGCGTTGTTTCTCATCCAAGATCTGATCAGCAAGAACCCGGTTTTCCGGAAGTTTCTGGAGAAGACCGAGAGTCGTCCTGAGGTGCAGCGCAAGCTCAACTCCCTGATGATCGTTCCGATTCAGCGGGTGCCGAGGTATAAGCTTCTTCTAGAGCAGGTGTTGCTTTACACGAGCCCGGCGGATGCGGACTACAAGCTGCTTAAGG AATCTGTCAAGGAGATCGAGGCGACCGCCTCTCACATCAACACCTGtgtggaggagcaggagatcACCCAGTATCTCATTCACCTGCAAAACTCTTTGGTGAATCGTACGCCCAACATTGTGAAGCCTTCGCGACGTGTTATCAAGGAGGGCATCCTCCAGAAGATCACGCACAAGGGCACCGAAATCAAACGCTACTGTGTGCTCATGTCGGATATATTCATGTACTGTAAGCTGGTCAAGGATCGTGCTCCCCACACCGCTGTGGAGAACTCCCTCGAGTGCTGCTGCATTTTCCCTCTGAAAAAGTGCAAAGTTTATGAAATGCTGCCGGGAAACTTCAAGCTAACGTGCCAGAGCGATGGCATTATCTTTGGCACCGGCGATGTGCAGCTGGCGCGCACCTGGGTGGGTTTCATCCGCGACGCCATCGATCTGCATGTTCAGTGTCGCAAGACGTTGCGCAAGGACTCGAGCAAGAGGACGCCCATTCGCAAGAAGGACATGAAAAAGTTTGGAACTGATTATGTACTGAGTCCCAACAAACGTAAATGCGAATATGAAACGGTGTTCCGTAACAAGAATCGTAGTACTGATTCCGAGGAGGAGACCGATGATAGTGCTTGCTTTCCGCGCAAGCGCAAGGTTCCCGCTGCCATCTCGCGGCCTCCAAATATCAGACATATAAACGGAAACCCCGCAACTTCTGTGTCTATGAAGCGTTTGGctccaccagcaccaccaccgccgccgcctacCTCAGTTCAGTTGCGCCATCAGCCGGGAGGATCGGGAGAAGCCACTTCTAAGGAGAACCGCATCTCCAAGTTGTATAAAAAGATTGCCACCGGCGATAAGGTGGCCAATGTCCGAGGCATCCTCAAGCGCAGCAATGTGCCGGCCCCTAATAGCGATCACGATCCCAGCTACGGATTCGCCAGTCGCTACTCGGACTCGAAGTCATATTTCAGGACTCACAATGTTGACAACACCATTCCGACAGTGGTGAAACGCGAGGATCTATTCAATGGTGAGCACATGTTTCCCGTGCATTTAGGCATGAGGAGCCAGGAGGAGATTTGCTCACCGCCGCAAAAGAAGCGGGTCAAGTTTGACGACACTTTGGATGCCGGGTCTCTGGCCATGGACCAGAAACCCTTTGCATTCCCAAGCAACGAAGGAGGTGACGCGGCAACACCCAAGCCCGCTTCATTGCGTGAGCGAATCTATGATTTCTTTGCCAATCTATTCTAG
- the Rint1 gene encoding RINT1-like protein: protein MHAKLSEMESRIVARLNAEIGKDASQLHRAKHVASHYRERLQALYQTLDYEDAQNVSCYKSAFQCQQQVCESLDFEMEKLAQFGEKLKTKLRECQPALDGVAEDLGRVRQLQRLTQYLRLVQDIQEISAALGNAINGKDEAKLVNIYLTLYEGNDCEHSVVGRLHAVQAPSLKSFAERTAIYWHKQLLKRLSSEFEAVLKTMRWAHLEQQALNYSPTRDTAKAQLLAEYMFLVKSPAEEHAPLLSITPSIVCQPINQVVQLLLAPYRQRFTFHFTGTRQTNRLDKPEWFYTQILNWGKETHFFVGKTFQPSAMKAGKLDYNLRLEFMRGLVQLTIEKLAVDIEQIAQDEILFAHLLDETLAFESELRETFGYPASFPSAISVITQPMYLLRWISLEERFCAEKMDYILQAETPFQLIDPNTFEDDLKIPRCADQFMRLLDAIKDRYYGLIQPGHQLQFLQLQLELIDSFRRRLVQLHSIGAVRSIPVLNAINYLVMVLREWGENVHYLHLQSALAGPNASQINSVFEHAVAELEHWASQLTKDLATKATNEMKAKSMSYRRDAWPTMPEQNSREPFILSPSGGEMFQVLVTLLHNLESELSANLFNQTLRLIAHQIDDFMLDSMVMNTKFAPAGAAQFNYDMTRNLFALFGQYTRRPELLFKRIHDATKLLTAARGTALLLLETLRSGQSAEEKTKPLKELKVLSLDSRQCIEVLERRTDIKMF from the exons ATGCATGCAAAGCTTAGCGAAATGGAGTCGCGCATCGTGGCGCGACTGAATGCGGAGATCGGCAAGGATGCCAGCCAGCTGCACCGGGCCAAACACGTAGCCAGCCACTACAGGGAGCGGCTCCAAGCCTTGTACCAAACG CTTGACTATGAGGATGCCCAGAATGTTTCCTGCTACAAATCTGCCTTCCAGTGCCAGCAACAGGTCTGCGAAAGCCTCGATTTTGAGATGGAGAAACTGGCGCAGTTCGGTGAGAAGCTGAAAACGAAGCTAAGGGAGTGTCAACCCGCACTGGACGGCGTGGCAGAGGACTTGGGACGGGTCCGGCAGCTACAGCGTCTGACGCAGTACCTGCGGCTGGTTCAAGATATCCAGGAAATCAGCGCTGCCTTGGGCAACGCCATCAATGGGAAGGACGAAGCCAAGTTGGTGAATATCTACCTAACGCTCTACGAGGGCAACGACTGCGAGCACAGCGTAGTAGGTCGCCTTCATGCCGTGCAGGCACCTTCACTGAAATCCTTCGCCGAACGCACTGCCATCTACTGGCACAAACAGCTCCTCAAGCGCCTGTCCAGCGAATTCGAGGCCGTGCTGAAGACTATGCGCTGGGCGCACCTTGAACAGCAGGCCCTCAACTACTCGCCAACCCGAGACACTGCCAAGGCCCAACTCCTGGCCGAATACATGTTCCTCGTCAAATCACCAGCGGAAGAGCATGCGCCTCTCCTAAGCATCACTCCCAGCATCGTGTGTCAGCCCATCAACCAGGTGGTGCAGCTCCTGCTGGCCCCTTACCGCCAGCGCTTCACATTTCACTTTACGGGCACCCGGCAAACGAATCGGTTGGACAAGCCCGAGTGGTTCTACACACAGATCCTCAACTGGGGCAAGGAGACGCATTTCTTTGTGGGCAAGACATTCCAGCCATCGGCCATGAAGGCAGGCAAGCTGGACTATAATCTCAGG CTAGAGTTTATGCGAGGACTGGTACAGTTAACCATTGAAAAGCTGGCCGTGGACATTGAACAGATTGCCCAGGACGAGATCCTCTTCGCCCATCTGCTTGACGAGACGCTGGCCTTTGAGTCTGAGCTGCGGGAAACCTTCGGCTATCCGGCTAGCTTCCCCAGCGCCATTTCTGTTATCACACAGCCCATGTACTTGCTCCGCTGGATTTCCCTAGAAGAGCGAT TCTGCGCGGAAAAAATGGATTACATACTGCAGGCGGAGACGCCGTTCCAGCTAATTGACCCCAACACTTTCGAGGACGATCTGAAGATACCGCGTTGTGCGGATCAGTTTATGCGGCTGCTGGACGCTATAAAAGATCGCTACTATGGGCTGATACAGCCTGGTCACCAGCTGCAGTTTCTGCAGTTGCAACTGGAGCTGATTGATAGCTTCCGAAGACGTTTAGTGCAGCTCCACAGCATCGGAGCTGTGCGCAGCATTCCCGTGCTGAACGCCATCAACTACCTGGTGATGGTGTTGCGCGAGTGGGGCGAGAACGTGCACTATCTGCACTTGCAATCGGCATTGGCCGGTCCCAATGCCTCCCAGATCAACTCGGTGTTTGAGCATGCCGTTGCCGAGCTGGAGCACTGGGCCAGTCAGCTTACGAAAGATCTGGCCACAAAGGCAACCAACGAGATGAAGGCCAAGTCGATGAGCTATCGAAGGGATGCATGGCCAACCATGCCGGAGCAGAACAGCAGAGAGCCGTTCATCCTCTCCCCCAGCGGCGGGGAAATGTTTCAGGTGCTGGTCACCCTGCTGCACAATTTGGAGAGCGAACTCTCCGCCAATCTGTTCAACCAAACGCTCCGCTTGATAGCCCATCAAATCGATGACTTCATGCTTGATAGCATGGTCATGAACACGAAGTTTGCGCCTGCGGGCGCAGCGCAATTCAATTATGACATGACGCGCAACTTATTCGCGCTGTTCGGCCAGTATACACGTCGCCCGGAGCTGCTCTTTAAGCG AATACACGATGCCACCAAGCTATTGACGGCGGCCCGGGGTACGGCTTTGTTGCTGCTTGAAACGCTACGCAGTGGCCAGTCGGCGGAGGAGAAAACGAAGCCTCTAAAGGAACTGAAGGTGCTTAGTCTGGACAGCAGGCAGTGCATTGAGGTCTTGGAGCGGCGGACAgacattaaaatgttttaa
- the mrva gene encoding lysosomal dipeptide transporter MFSD1, translating into MAREDEQRIVDNEEVSHAAEEDNPGSNNRQDNELALPSGGCCMPSSTSHRFMALVFMCLLGFGSYFCYDNPGALQSDFKRDLNLTSTEFTLIYSIYSWPNVILCFVGGFLIDRLFGIRLGTIIYMMILLVGQLLFASGGILNAFWLMILGRFIFGIGAESLAVAQNSYAVLWFKGKELNMVFGLQLSVARLGSTVNFWVMQPIYDYVSKFYHDHQALGVVLLLATLTCVMSLICALILGWMDKRAERILQRNNNPSGQIPKLTDIFTFKPPFWMVSIICVAYYVAIFPFIALGQKFFVDRFGYTPAQANTVDSLVYLIAAVSSPVFGFIIDKVGRNVTWVFTATLTTIGAHALLTFTQLSPYVGMIVMGLSYSMLAASLWPLVALIIPEYQLGTAYGFCQSIQNLGLAVITILAGLIVDKSNGNHMWVQLFFMGWLTIALISTGVIWAYNNKHRGNLNMTPQQRAQFVSAENYQNFE; encoded by the coding sequence ATGGCGCGCGAGGACGAGCAACGCATTGTGGACAACGAGGAGGTGTCGCACGCGGCGGAGGAGGATAATCCCGGGAGCAACAATCGGCAAGACAATGAGTTGGCACTGCCCTCCGGCGGCTGCTGCATGCCCTCGAGCACCAGCCATCGATTCATGGCGCTGGTGTTCATGTGCCTACTCGGTTTTGGATCGTACTTCTGCTACGACAATCCCGGGGCCCTGCAGAGCGACTTCAAGAGGGACTTGAATCTTACCAGTACGGAGTTCACGCTCATCTATTCGATCTACTCGTGGCCCAATGTGATCCTGTGCTTCGTGGGCGGTTTCCTCATCGATCGCCTCTTTGGCATCCGCCTGGGAACAATTATTTACATGATGATCTTGCTGGTGGGCCAGCTGCTCTTCGCCAGCGGTGGCATACTGAACGCCTTCTGGCTGATGATCCTGGGACGGTTTATCTTCGGCATCGGAGCAGAGTCGCTGGCGGTGGCCCAGAACAGCTATGCGGTGCTCTGGTTCAAGGGCAAGGAGTTGAACATGGTCTTCGGCCTGCAGCTGTCGGTGGCCCGATTAGGCAGCACCGTCAACTTTTGGGTGATGCAGCCCATCTACGACTATGTTAGCAAATTCTACCATGACCACCAGGCCCTGGGCGTCgtcctgctgctggccactCTCACGTGCGTGATGTCGCTGATCTGCGCCCTCATCCTCGGCTGGATGGACAAGCGAGCGGAACGGATTCTGCAGCGGAACAACAACCCCTCCGGCCAGATTCCCAAGCTCACGGATATCTTCACGTTCAAGCCGCCCTTCTGGATGGTCTCCATCATTTGCGTGGCCTACTATGTGGCCATCTTCCCGTTCATTGCCTTGGGACAGAAGTTCTTTGTCGATCGCTTCGGCTACACTCCGGCTCAGGCTAATACCGTGGACTCACTGGTGTATCTAATTGCCGCGGTATCCAGCCCCGTGTTCGGTTTCATCATCGACAAGGTGGGCAGGAATGTGACCTGGGTGTTTACGGCCACGTTGACCACCATCGGAGCCCATGCCCTGCTGACGTTCACCCAGCTGTCGCCGTACGTGGGTATGATCGTGATGGGACTCTCGTATTCCATGCTGGCCGCCAGCCTATGGCCCTTGGTGGCCCTCATCATTCCGGAGTATCAGCTGGGCACTGCCTACGGCTTCTGCCAGTCTATTCAGAATCTTGGCCTGGCCGTCATCACAATTTTGGCTGGTTTAATCGTGGATAAAAGCAACGGCAACCATATGTGGGTGCAGCTTTTCTTCATGGGCTGGCTGACCATTGCCTTGATCTCTACTGGCGTCATCTGGGCCTACAACAACAAGCATCGCGGCAATCTTAATATGACTCCTCAGCAGCGGGCGCAGTTCGTCAGCGCCGAGAATTATCAGAACTTTGAATAG
- the Tcs3 gene encoding probable tRNA N6-adenosine threonylcarbamoyltransferase yields the protein MVCALGIEGSANKIGIGIIKDGKVLANVRRTYITPPGEGFLPKETAKHHREAILGLVKASLKEAQLEPADLDVICYTKGPGMAPPLLVGAIVARTLSLLWEKPLLGVNHCIGHIEMGRLITGAQNPIVLYVSGGNTQVIAYSNQRYRIFGETIDIAVGNCLDRFARIIKLSNDPSPGYNIEQLAKQSSRYIKLPYVVKGMDVSFSGILSYIEDLAEPGRRQNKRKKQQEAEVIDYSQADLCYSLQETIFAMLVEITERAMAHCDSNEVLIVGGVGCNERLQEMMRIMCEERGGKLFATDERYCIDNGLMIAHAGAEMFRSGTRMPLEEAFVTQRFRTDEVLVSWRED from the exons ATGGTTTGCGCTCTGGGCATTGAGGGAAGTGCCAATAAGATTGGCATTGGCATTATTAAAGACGGCAAAGTCTTGGCCAATGTCAGGAGAACGTACATTACGCCACCAGGAGAAG GTTTTCTGCCCAAGGAGACGGCCAAACATCATCGGGAGGCTATCCTGGGCTTGGTCAAGGCCAGTCTGAAGGAGGCGCAACTGGAACCTGCAGATCTAGATGTCATTTGCTATACCAAAGGCCCGGGAATGGCGCCTCCACTGCTGGTCGGCGCTATTGTGGCACGCACGTTGTCTCTGCTGTGGGAAAAGCCGCTGCTCGGCGTAAACCACTGCATCGGCCACATCGAAATGGGTCGTCTGATCACCGGCGCCCAAAATCCCATAGTCCTGTATGTAAGCGGCGGCAACACCCAGGTGATTGCCTACTCCAATCAGCGATATCGCATCTTTGGCGAGACCATTGACATAGCCGTGGGCAACTGTCTGGATCGATTTGCGCGAATCATCAAGCTGTCCAACGATCCCAGTCCTGGCTACAACATCGAGCAGCTGGCCAAGCAAAGCAGTCGCTATATTAAGCTGCCCTATGTAGTCAAGGGCATGGATGTGAGCTTCTCTGGGATTCTGTCCTACATCGAGGACCTGGCTGAGCCGGGCCGGAGGCAGAATAAGCGGAAGAAACAGCAGGAAGCGGAGGTCATAGATTACAGCCAAGCGGATCTGTGCTATTCCCTGCAAGAAACCATCTTTGCCATGCTTGTGGAGATCACAGAGCGCGCCATGGCTCACTGCGACTCCAATGAG GTTCTCATTGTAGGCGGCGTGGGCTGCAACGAGCGTCTCCAGGAGATGATGCGTATTATGTGCGAGGAGCGGGGCGGAAAGCTTTTCGCCACCGATGAACGTTACTGCATCGACAATGGTTTAATGATTGCCCATGCCGGTGCGGAGATGTTCCGCTCTGGCACCAGGATGCCCCTCGAGGAAGCCTTTGTAACACAGCGATTCCGAACGGATGAAGTGTTGGTCAGTTGGCGGGAGGACTAA
- the Pdh gene encoding fat body protein 2 isoform X1, which yields MNPQGISPSTKNTSQSKMSFRGKNAVVTGGAGGIGLQVSKQLLAAGAAKVAIIDLQDNLEEFVKLRAAHPTQSVMIIKMDVANKKGVEATYEEIAKTFGNIDIVVNVAGIFNDKDVQRTLLVNLGGIINSTLSALPYMDKANGGKGGIIVNMSSVVGLDPMFIIPIYGATKAGIINFTRCLANEKFYQRSGIRFVTVCPGATMTDMFTNFTEKIIFPETSDETYRILDRLNKQSAADVSRCILNVLEKDKNGAVYVIEGKRIFPLDLKPQWTGKEQAL from the exons ATGAACCCACAAGGAATATCCCCGTCTACCAAGAATACCAGCCAGAGCAAGATGTCCTTTCGTGGCAAGAACGCGGTGGTTACCGGAGGAGCCGGAGGCATCGGTCTGCAGGTGTCCAAGCAGCTTCTAGCTGCCGGAGCAGCG AAGGTGGCCATCATCGATTTGCAGGACAACCTGGAGGAGTTTGTGAAGCTACGTGCTGCTCATCCCACGCAGAGCGTGATGATTATCAAGATGGACGTTGCCAATAAGAAGGGAGTCGAGGCCACCTACGAGGAGATAGCCAAGACTTTCGGCAACATTGACATTGTGGTGAACGTTGCAGGCATCTTTAATGACAAGGATGTGCAAAGGACGCTCCTTGTAAACCTGGGTGGCATCATCAACTCCACTCTGAGTGCCTTACCGTATATGGACAAGGCCAATGGCGGCAAGGGAGGCATAATAGTCAACATGAGCTCAGTGGTGGGCTTGGACCCGATGTTTATCATTCCTATTTACGGAGCCACCAAGGCGGGTATCATCAACTTCACCCGGTGTCTGGCG AATGAGAAGTTCTATCAACGCTCGGGCATCAGGTTTGTGACCGTCTGTCCTGGAGCTACGATGACGGACATGTTCACCAACTTTACGGAGAAGATCATCTTTCCGGAGACCAGCGACGAGACCTACAGGATCCTGGATAGATTGAACAAGCAGAGTGCCGCCGATGTCTCGCGCTGCATACTGAATGTCCTGGAGAAGGATAAGAACGGAGCTGTCTATGTCATCGAGGGAAAGCGCATCTTTCCCTTGGACCTGAAGCCCCAGTGGACGGGCAAGGAGCAGGCCCTTTAA
- the Pdh gene encoding fat body protein 2 isoform X2, with product MNPQGISPSTKNTSQSKMSFRGKNAVVTGGAGGIGLQVSKQLLAAGAAVAIIDLQDNLEEFVKLRAAHPTQSVMIIKMDVANKKGVEATYEEIAKTFGNIDIVVNVAGIFNDKDVQRTLLVNLGGIINSTLSALPYMDKANGGKGGIIVNMSSVVGLDPMFIIPIYGATKAGIINFTRCLANEKFYQRSGIRFVTVCPGATMTDMFTNFTEKIIFPETSDETYRILDRLNKQSAADVSRCILNVLEKDKNGAVYVIEGKRIFPLDLKPQWTGKEQAL from the exons ATGAACCCACAAGGAATATCCCCGTCTACCAAGAATACCAGCCAGAGCAAGATGTCCTTTCGTGGCAAGAACGCGGTGGTTACCGGAGGAGCCGGAGGCATCGGTCTGCAGGTGTCCAAGCAGCTTCTAGCTGCCGGAGCAGCG GTGGCCATCATCGATTTGCAGGACAACCTGGAGGAGTTTGTGAAGCTACGTGCTGCTCATCCCACGCAGAGCGTGATGATTATCAAGATGGACGTTGCCAATAAGAAGGGAGTCGAGGCCACCTACGAGGAGATAGCCAAGACTTTCGGCAACATTGACATTGTGGTGAACGTTGCAGGCATCTTTAATGACAAGGATGTGCAAAGGACGCTCCTTGTAAACCTGGGTGGCATCATCAACTCCACTCTGAGTGCCTTACCGTATATGGACAAGGCCAATGGCGGCAAGGGAGGCATAATAGTCAACATGAGCTCAGTGGTGGGCTTGGACCCGATGTTTATCATTCCTATTTACGGAGCCACCAAGGCGGGTATCATCAACTTCACCCGGTGTCTGGCG AATGAGAAGTTCTATCAACGCTCGGGCATCAGGTTTGTGACCGTCTGTCCTGGAGCTACGATGACGGACATGTTCACCAACTTTACGGAGAAGATCATCTTTCCGGAGACCAGCGACGAGACCTACAGGATCCTGGATAGATTGAACAAGCAGAGTGCCGCCGATGTCTCGCGCTGCATACTGAATGTCCTGGAGAAGGATAAGAACGGAGCTGTCTATGTCATCGAGGGAAAGCGCATCTTTCCCTTGGACCTGAAGCCCCAGTGGACGGGCAAGGAGCAGGCCCTTTAA
- the ringer gene encoding tubulin polymerization-promoting protein homolog, which produces MSEAANGSPSPAPEAPAAELAQLALEDEAAPKVSFSDQFKAFSKFGDTKSDGKLITLSQSDKWMKQAKVIDKKITTTDTGIHFKKFKAMKISLGDYNKFLEDLAKTKKVELSEIKQKLAGCGAPGVVSVSAGKAAAAVDRLTDPSKYTGSHKERFDATGKGKGIAGRRNLVDDSGYVSGYQHKDTYDAGH; this is translated from the exons ATGTCCGAGGCAGCAAATGGCAGTCCATCTCCCGCTCCCGAGGCCCCGGCAGCCGAGTTGGCCCAATTGGCCCTAGAGGATGAGGCAGCGCCCAAGGTCAGCTTTTCGGACCAGTTCAAGGCCTTCTCAAAGTTCGGGGACACCAAGTCCGATGGCAAGCTGATAACGCTCTCGCAGAGCGACAAGTGGATGAAGCAGGCCAAGGTGATTGATAAGAAGATCACCACCACGGATACGGGAATCCACTTCAAAAAGTTCAAGGCCATGAAGATCTCGCTTGGGGACTACAATAAATTCCTGGAGGATCTGGCCAAGACGAAAAAGGTGGAGCTATCGGAGATCAAGCAGAAGCTGGCCGGCTGTGGAGCTCCGGGTGTGGTCTCCGTTTCG gCTGGCAAGGCGGCAGCTGCCGTGGACCGGCTGACGGATCCCAGCAAGTACACTGGCTCCCACAAGGAGCGCTTCGATGCCACCGGCAAGGGCAAGGGCATTGCCGGCAGACGCAACCTGGTCGATGACTCTGGCTATGTGAGTGGCTACCAGCACAAGGACACCTACGACGCTGGACACTAA
- the Cpr72Ea gene encoding adult-specific rigid cuticular protein 15.5, with protein MKYPLLLLASMSLAHGLALYATTYPFVYSAEGSAVFTPTQRQYITQDQLGQYSYGYAEPLSSKQETRTLDGITRGSYSYRDAAGKLQTVDYVADNEGFHVAATNLPKAIVPLESLGISGRSASPGGVHPVEHPGVVPNPVVSHQVPVQHSVESHHHPTVVETGRSAQPEVHHPVEQYGSPVGGSHGGHAPLPHPVTDTVEVAAAKSLHLKRVEDEAVRNQVLAKIPVARSHVVVPATPVYGYTVPRYYSPRFYY; from the coding sequence ATGAAGTATCCTCTTCTGTTATTGGCCAGCATGAGCTTGGCCCACGGCCTGGCCTTGTACGCCACCACATATCCGTTTGTGTACTCCGCCGAGGGTTCTGCCGTGTTCACACCCACACAGCGGCAGTATATCACCCAGGATCAGTTGGGTCAGTATTCCTACGGTTATGCGGAACCGCTGTCCAGCAAGCAAGAGACCCGCACTCTAGATGGCATCACCCGGGGCAGCTACAGTTACAGGGATGCGGCGGGCAAACTCCAAACCGTTGACTATGTGGCTGACAACGAGGGTTTCCATGTCGCTGCCACCAATCTGCCCAAGGCTATAGTCCCACTGGAATCACTGGGAATCTCCGGAAGAAGCGCTAGCCCAGGTGGAGTCCATCCTGTGGAGCATCCAGGAGTGGTGCCAAATCCCGTTGTCTCACATCAAGTTCCCGTTCAGCATTCTGTAGAGTCCCATCATCATCCAACTGTCGTGGAGACTGGTCGCAGTGCTCAACCGGAGGTACATCATCCCGTGGAACAGTACGGCTCACCCGTAGGTGGATCCCATGGTGGCCATGCTCCATTGCCACATCCCGTTACCGACACCGTGGAAGTGGCTGCGGCCAAATCTCTGCATTTGAAACGCGTCGAAGATGAGGCGGTGCGCAACCAAGTTCTGGCCAAGATCCCAGTGGCTCGCAGTCATGTGGTGGTGCCAGCAACCCCGGTTTATGGATACACCGTCCCCAGGTACTACTCTCCGCGTTTCTACTACTGA